In Bombus fervidus isolate BK054 chromosome 11, iyBomFerv1, whole genome shotgun sequence, a single genomic region encodes these proteins:
- the LOC139992048 gene encoding uncharacterized protein isoform X3 produces the protein MRTCPVRSMTPNFGEKGFGGGGGGGGGGLEGRTTLGTVYGPTNLGYTGTRFGVVRGAGQSAVGTRAPIRRSKEFGYFPSMGDHEHQGFGYRTHLFLTPPTGGALGSPPEEPTERLGPPPRKNSGPHVIKWGGGGGGGGGGSGQGSGAGAQARRKQNQTAQQKDSSEPSTPTASRQVSFSGNRASGAYTPLVVSGNSPPRGEPISLATLDRDCFIIPLASLERFLPAGVPHAPIADKKRPGSPLSVLEVEDPKQCVLAHFMTPLEPLDPVVESPVSQPLVLQRDTAAELVAEIAPSASQSILLTNMEKNADFPFITYYLINKQNTDPVDFYNEVQCAALRKFDPRDLRYAASHTLDLFNEVATIARPPLEPPGVRPPIPSTGYIVSIFKVFEGDDGLKFEQNWLYWTGARMMYRYLPKSVGLRRITLHKSMSQGDKMYLLICECSQLQDNLSAAAILLPALRARLCGYTGLYRPSVCF, from the exons ATGCGTACATGCCCTGTCCGCTCTATGACACCG AACTTCGGCGAGAAGGGATTCGGTGGtggtggaggaggaggaggaggaggccTGGAGGGTCGAACGACCCTCGGCACCGTTTACGGGCCGACGAATTTGGGGTACACGGGGACTCGATTCGGCGTGGTGCGCGGCGCCGGCCAATCGGCCGTCGGCACGCGCGCACCGATCCGACGCAGTAAAGAGTTCGGCTACTTTCCCTCGATGGGCGATCACGAGCACCAGGGCTTCGGGTACCGGACTCATCTGTTTCTAACGCCACCGACAGGCGGTGCCCTCGGTTCGCCCCCCGAGGAACCCACCGAGAGGTTAGGTCCACCGCCTAGGAAGAATTCCGGACCTCATGTGATCAAATGGGGTGGTGGGGGAGGAGGCGGGGGCGGTGGATCGGGACAGGGATCCGGAGCCGGGGCACAGGCTAGAAGGAAACAGAATCAGACCGCGCAGCAAAAGGATTCCTCGGAACCCTCGACGCCAACCGCTTCTAGACAG GTTTCCTTTAGCGGTAATCGAGCTTCCGGCGCGTACACGCCCCTGGTGGTTTCCGGAAACAGTCCTCCGCGTGGCGAACCAATCTCCCTGGCCACCTTGGACCGCGACTGTTTCATCATTCCCCTCGCTTCTCTCGAACGTTTTTTACCAGCGGGAGTACCG CACGCACCAATCGCAGACAAAAAAAGGCCAGGAAGCCCTTTGTCGGTTCTCGAAGTCGAGGACCCGAAGCAATGTGTTCTAGCTCATTTCATGACACCTCTGGAGCCACTGGATCCTGTGGTCGAATCTCCAGTTTCTCAGCCCTTGGTCCTGCAACGGGATACCGCGGCCGAATTGGTCGCTGAAATTGCACCCTCGGCTTCCCAGAGTATTCTGCTTACGAATATGGAAAAAAATG CGGATTTTCCATTCATCACGTACTACTTGATAAATAAGCAGAATACGGATCCCGTAGACTTCTACAACGAGGTCCAATGCGCTGCATTGAGAAAGTTCGATCCTCGAGATCTTCGATATGCAGCCAGTCACACGTTGGATCTGTTTAACGAGGTAGCTACCATAGCGAGACCACCACTGGAACCACCTGGTGTCAGACCGCCGATTCCGTCCACTGGCTACATTGTCTCGATTTTTAAGGTGTTCGAGGGCGACGACGGTCTCAAGTTTGAGCAGAACTGGCTCTACTGGACCG GTGCCCGTATGATGTATCGATATTTGCCGAAATCGGTGGGTCTAAGACGAATCACACTGCACAAGTCCATGTCGCAGGGTGACAAGATGTACCTCCTGATCTGCGAATGTTCACAACTGCAAGACAATCTCTCCGCGGCGGCGATATTATTGCCAGCGTTACGCGCCCGTTTATGCGGCTACACCGGCCTCTACAGACCCTCGGTGTGCTTCTGA
- the LOC139992048 gene encoding uncharacterized protein isoform X4 yields the protein MNLMFRKNFGEKGFGGGGGGGGGGLEGRTTLGTVYGPTNLGYTGTRFGVVRGAGQSAVGTRAPIRRSKEFGYFPSMGDHEHQGFGYRTHLFLTPPTGGALGSPPEEPTERLGPPPRKNSGPHVIKWGGGGGGGGGGSGQGSGAGAQARRKQNQTAQQKDSSEPSTPTASRQVSFSGNRASGAYTPLVVSGNSPPRGEPISLATLDRDCFIIPLASLERFLPAGVPHAPIADKKRPGSPLSVLEVEDPKQCVLAHFMTPLEPLDPVVESPVSQPLVLQRDTAAELVAEIAPSASQSILLTNMEKNADFPFITYYLINKQNTDPVDFYNEVQCAALRKFDPRDLRYAASHTLDLFNEVATIARPPLEPPGVRPPIPSTGYIVSIFKVFEGDDGLKFEQNWLYWTGARMMYRYLPKSVGLRRITLHKSMSQGDKMYLLICECSQLQDNLSAAAILLPALRARLCGYTGLYRPSVCF from the exons ATGAATCTTATGTTCCGCAAGAACTTCGGCGAGAAGGGATTCGGTGGtggtggaggaggaggaggaggaggccTGGAGGGTCGAACGACCCTCGGCACCGTTTACGGGCCGACGAATTTGGGGTACACGGGGACTCGATTCGGCGTGGTGCGCGGCGCCGGCCAATCGGCCGTCGGCACGCGCGCACCGATCCGACGCAGTAAAGAGTTCGGCTACTTTCCCTCGATGGGCGATCACGAGCACCAGGGCTTCGGGTACCGGACTCATCTGTTTCTAACGCCACCGACAGGCGGTGCCCTCGGTTCGCCCCCCGAGGAACCCACCGAGAGGTTAGGTCCACCGCCTAGGAAGAATTCCGGACCTCATGTGATCAAATGGGGTGGTGGGGGAGGAGGCGGGGGCGGTGGATCGGGACAGGGATCCGGAGCCGGGGCACAGGCTAGAAGGAAACAGAATCAGACCGCGCAGCAAAAGGATTCCTCGGAACCCTCGACGCCAACCGCTTCTAGACAG GTTTCCTTTAGCGGTAATCGAGCTTCCGGCGCGTACACGCCCCTGGTGGTTTCCGGAAACAGTCCTCCGCGTGGCGAACCAATCTCCCTGGCCACCTTGGACCGCGACTGTTTCATCATTCCCCTCGCTTCTCTCGAACGTTTTTTACCAGCGGGAGTACCG CACGCACCAATCGCAGACAAAAAAAGGCCAGGAAGCCCTTTGTCGGTTCTCGAAGTCGAGGACCCGAAGCAATGTGTTCTAGCTCATTTCATGACACCTCTGGAGCCACTGGATCCTGTGGTCGAATCTCCAGTTTCTCAGCCCTTGGTCCTGCAACGGGATACCGCGGCCGAATTGGTCGCTGAAATTGCACCCTCGGCTTCCCAGAGTATTCTGCTTACGAATATGGAAAAAAATG CGGATTTTCCATTCATCACGTACTACTTGATAAATAAGCAGAATACGGATCCCGTAGACTTCTACAACGAGGTCCAATGCGCTGCATTGAGAAAGTTCGATCCTCGAGATCTTCGATATGCAGCCAGTCACACGTTGGATCTGTTTAACGAGGTAGCTACCATAGCGAGACCACCACTGGAACCACCTGGTGTCAGACCGCCGATTCCGTCCACTGGCTACATTGTCTCGATTTTTAAGGTGTTCGAGGGCGACGACGGTCTCAAGTTTGAGCAGAACTGGCTCTACTGGACCG GTGCCCGTATGATGTATCGATATTTGCCGAAATCGGTGGGTCTAAGACGAATCACACTGCACAAGTCCATGTCGCAGGGTGACAAGATGTACCTCCTGATCTGCGAATGTTCACAACTGCAAGACAATCTCTCCGCGGCGGCGATATTATTGCCAGCGTTACGCGCCCGTTTATGCGGCTACACCGGCCTCTACAGACCCTCGGTGTGCTTCTGA
- the LOC139992048 gene encoding uncharacterized protein isoform X6, which produces MRTCPVRSMTPNFGEKGFGGGGGGGGGGLEGRTTLGTVYGPTNLGYTGTRFGVVRGAGQSAVGTRAPIRRSKEFGYFPSMGDHEHQGFGYRTHLFLTPPTGGALGSPPEEPTERLGPPPRKNSGPHVIKWGGGGGGGGGGSGQGSGAGAQARRKQNQTAQQKDSSEPSTPTASRQHAPIADKKRPGSPLSVLEVEDPKQCVLAHFMTPLEPLDPVVESPVSQPLVLQRDTAAELVAEIAPSASQSILLTNMEKNADFPFITYYLINKQNTDPVDFYNEVQCAALRKFDPRDLRYAASHTLDLFNEVATIARPPLEPPGVRPPIPSTGYIVSIFKVFEGDDGLKFEQNWLYWTGARMMYRYLPKSVGLRRITLHKSMSQGDKMYLLICECSQLQDNLSAAAILLPALRARLCGYTGLYRPSVCF; this is translated from the exons ATGCGTACATGCCCTGTCCGCTCTATGACACCG AACTTCGGCGAGAAGGGATTCGGTGGtggtggaggaggaggaggaggaggccTGGAGGGTCGAACGACCCTCGGCACCGTTTACGGGCCGACGAATTTGGGGTACACGGGGACTCGATTCGGCGTGGTGCGCGGCGCCGGCCAATCGGCCGTCGGCACGCGCGCACCGATCCGACGCAGTAAAGAGTTCGGCTACTTTCCCTCGATGGGCGATCACGAGCACCAGGGCTTCGGGTACCGGACTCATCTGTTTCTAACGCCACCGACAGGCGGTGCCCTCGGTTCGCCCCCCGAGGAACCCACCGAGAGGTTAGGTCCACCGCCTAGGAAGAATTCCGGACCTCATGTGATCAAATGGGGTGGTGGGGGAGGAGGCGGGGGCGGTGGATCGGGACAGGGATCCGGAGCCGGGGCACAGGCTAGAAGGAAACAGAATCAGACCGCGCAGCAAAAGGATTCCTCGGAACCCTCGACGCCAACCGCTTCTAGACAG CACGCACCAATCGCAGACAAAAAAAGGCCAGGAAGCCCTTTGTCGGTTCTCGAAGTCGAGGACCCGAAGCAATGTGTTCTAGCTCATTTCATGACACCTCTGGAGCCACTGGATCCTGTGGTCGAATCTCCAGTTTCTCAGCCCTTGGTCCTGCAACGGGATACCGCGGCCGAATTGGTCGCTGAAATTGCACCCTCGGCTTCCCAGAGTATTCTGCTTACGAATATGGAAAAAAATG CGGATTTTCCATTCATCACGTACTACTTGATAAATAAGCAGAATACGGATCCCGTAGACTTCTACAACGAGGTCCAATGCGCTGCATTGAGAAAGTTCGATCCTCGAGATCTTCGATATGCAGCCAGTCACACGTTGGATCTGTTTAACGAGGTAGCTACCATAGCGAGACCACCACTGGAACCACCTGGTGTCAGACCGCCGATTCCGTCCACTGGCTACATTGTCTCGATTTTTAAGGTGTTCGAGGGCGACGACGGTCTCAAGTTTGAGCAGAACTGGCTCTACTGGACCG GTGCCCGTATGATGTATCGATATTTGCCGAAATCGGTGGGTCTAAGACGAATCACACTGCACAAGTCCATGTCGCAGGGTGACAAGATGTACCTCCTGATCTGCGAATGTTCACAACTGCAAGACAATCTCTCCGCGGCGGCGATATTATTGCCAGCGTTACGCGCCCGTTTATGCGGCTACACCGGCCTCTACAGACCCTCGGTGTGCTTCTGA
- the LOC139992048 gene encoding uncharacterized protein isoform X8 produces MGDHEHQGFGYRTHLFLTPPTGGALGSPPEEPTERLGPPPRKNSGPHVIKWGGGGGGGGGGSGQGSGAGAQARRKQNQTAQQKDSSEPSTPTASRQVSFSGNRASGAYTPLVVSGNSPPRGEPISLATLDRDCFIIPLASLERFLPAGVPIYSDSFQHAPIADKKRPGSPLSVLEVEDPKQCVLAHFMTPLEPLDPVVESPVSQPLVLQRDTAAELVAEIAPSASQSILLTNMEKNADFPFITYYLINKQNTDPVDFYNEVQCAALRKFDPRDLRYAASHTLDLFNEVATIARPPLEPPGVRPPIPSTGYIVSIFKVFEGDDGLKFEQNWLYWTGARMMYRYLPKSVGLRRITLHKSMSQGDKMYLLICECSQLQDNLSAAAILLPALRARLCGYTGLYRPSVCF; encoded by the exons ATGGGCGATCACGAGCACCAGGGCTTCGGGTACCGGACTCATCTGTTTCTAACGCCACCGACAGGCGGTGCCCTCGGTTCGCCCCCCGAGGAACCCACCGAGAGGTTAGGTCCACCGCCTAGGAAGAATTCCGGACCTCATGTGATCAAATGGGGTGGTGGGGGAGGAGGCGGGGGCGGTGGATCGGGACAGGGATCCGGAGCCGGGGCACAGGCTAGAAGGAAACAGAATCAGACCGCGCAGCAAAAGGATTCCTCGGAACCCTCGACGCCAACCGCTTCTAGACAG GTTTCCTTTAGCGGTAATCGAGCTTCCGGCGCGTACACGCCCCTGGTGGTTTCCGGAAACAGTCCTCCGCGTGGCGAACCAATCTCCCTGGCCACCTTGGACCGCGACTGTTTCATCATTCCCCTCGCTTCTCTCGAACGTTTTTTACCAGCGGGAGTACCG ATTTATTCTGACTCGTTTCAGCACGCACCAATCGCAGACAAAAAAAGGCCAGGAAGCCCTTTGTCGGTTCTCGAAGTCGAGGACCCGAAGCAATGTGTTCTAGCTCATTTCATGACACCTCTGGAGCCACTGGATCCTGTGGTCGAATCTCCAGTTTCTCAGCCCTTGGTCCTGCAACGGGATACCGCGGCCGAATTGGTCGCTGAAATTGCACCCTCGGCTTCCCAGAGTATTCTGCTTACGAATATGGAAAAAAATG CGGATTTTCCATTCATCACGTACTACTTGATAAATAAGCAGAATACGGATCCCGTAGACTTCTACAACGAGGTCCAATGCGCTGCATTGAGAAAGTTCGATCCTCGAGATCTTCGATATGCAGCCAGTCACACGTTGGATCTGTTTAACGAGGTAGCTACCATAGCGAGACCACCACTGGAACCACCTGGTGTCAGACCGCCGATTCCGTCCACTGGCTACATTGTCTCGATTTTTAAGGTGTTCGAGGGCGACGACGGTCTCAAGTTTGAGCAGAACTGGCTCTACTGGACCG GTGCCCGTATGATGTATCGATATTTGCCGAAATCGGTGGGTCTAAGACGAATCACACTGCACAAGTCCATGTCGCAGGGTGACAAGATGTACCTCCTGATCTGCGAATGTTCACAACTGCAAGACAATCTCTCCGCGGCGGCGATATTATTGCCAGCGTTACGCGCCCGTTTATGCGGCTACACCGGCCTCTACAGACCCTCGGTGTGCTTCTGA
- the LOC139992048 gene encoding uncharacterized protein isoform X7, with the protein MTSGQRNKSVVHPEQRYAYMPCPLYDTGGALGSPPEEPTERLGPPPRKNSGPHVIKWGGGGGGGGGGSGQGSGAGAQARRKQNQTAQQKDSSEPSTPTASRQVSFSGNRASGAYTPLVVSGNSPPRGEPISLATLDRDCFIIPLASLERFLPAGVPIYSDSFQHAPIADKKRPGSPLSVLEVEDPKQCVLAHFMTPLEPLDPVVESPVSQPLVLQRDTAAELVAEIAPSASQSILLTNMEKNADFPFITYYLINKQNTDPVDFYNEVQCAALRKFDPRDLRYAASHTLDLFNEVATIARPPLEPPGVRPPIPSTGYIVSIFKVFEGDDGLKFEQNWLYWTGARMMYRYLPKSVGLRRITLHKSMSQGDKMYLLICECSQLQDNLSAAAILLPALRARLCGYTGLYRPSVCF; encoded by the exons ATGACCAGCGGACAGAGGAACAAGTCTGTAGTACATCCGGAACAGCGGTATGCGTACATGCCCTGTCCGCTCTATGACACCG GCGGTGCCCTCGGTTCGCCCCCCGAGGAACCCACCGAGAGGTTAGGTCCACCGCCTAGGAAGAATTCCGGACCTCATGTGATCAAATGGGGTGGTGGGGGAGGAGGCGGGGGCGGTGGATCGGGACAGGGATCCGGAGCCGGGGCACAGGCTAGAAGGAAACAGAATCAGACCGCGCAGCAAAAGGATTCCTCGGAACCCTCGACGCCAACCGCTTCTAGACAG GTTTCCTTTAGCGGTAATCGAGCTTCCGGCGCGTACACGCCCCTGGTGGTTTCCGGAAACAGTCCTCCGCGTGGCGAACCAATCTCCCTGGCCACCTTGGACCGCGACTGTTTCATCATTCCCCTCGCTTCTCTCGAACGTTTTTTACCAGCGGGAGTACCG ATTTATTCTGACTCGTTTCAGCACGCACCAATCGCAGACAAAAAAAGGCCAGGAAGCCCTTTGTCGGTTCTCGAAGTCGAGGACCCGAAGCAATGTGTTCTAGCTCATTTCATGACACCTCTGGAGCCACTGGATCCTGTGGTCGAATCTCCAGTTTCTCAGCCCTTGGTCCTGCAACGGGATACCGCGGCCGAATTGGTCGCTGAAATTGCACCCTCGGCTTCCCAGAGTATTCTGCTTACGAATATGGAAAAAAATG CGGATTTTCCATTCATCACGTACTACTTGATAAATAAGCAGAATACGGATCCCGTAGACTTCTACAACGAGGTCCAATGCGCTGCATTGAGAAAGTTCGATCCTCGAGATCTTCGATATGCAGCCAGTCACACGTTGGATCTGTTTAACGAGGTAGCTACCATAGCGAGACCACCACTGGAACCACCTGGTGTCAGACCGCCGATTCCGTCCACTGGCTACATTGTCTCGATTTTTAAGGTGTTCGAGGGCGACGACGGTCTCAAGTTTGAGCAGAACTGGCTCTACTGGACCG GTGCCCGTATGATGTATCGATATTTGCCGAAATCGGTGGGTCTAAGACGAATCACACTGCACAAGTCCATGTCGCAGGGTGACAAGATGTACCTCCTGATCTGCGAATGTTCACAACTGCAAGACAATCTCTCCGCGGCGGCGATATTATTGCCAGCGTTACGCGCCCGTTTATGCGGCTACACCGGCCTCTACAGACCCTCGGTGTGCTTCTGA
- the LOC139992048 gene encoding uncharacterized protein isoform X1 has protein sequence MRTCPVRSMTPNFGEKGFGGGGGGGGGGLEGRTTLGTVYGPTNLGYTGTRFGVVRGAGQSAVGTRAPIRRSKEFGYFPSMGDHEHQGFGYRTHLFLTPPTGGALGSPPEEPTERLGPPPRKNSGPHVIKWGGGGGGGGGGSGQGSGAGAQARRKQNQTAQQKDSSEPSTPTASRQVSFSGNRASGAYTPLVVSGNSPPRGEPISLATLDRDCFIIPLASLERFLPAGVPIYSDSFQHAPIADKKRPGSPLSVLEVEDPKQCVLAHFMTPLEPLDPVVESPVSQPLVLQRDTAAELVAEIAPSASQSILLTNMEKNADFPFITYYLINKQNTDPVDFYNEVQCAALRKFDPRDLRYAASHTLDLFNEVATIARPPLEPPGVRPPIPSTGYIVSIFKVFEGDDGLKFEQNWLYWTGARMMYRYLPKSVGLRRITLHKSMSQGDKMYLLICECSQLQDNLSAAAILLPALRARLCGYTGLYRPSVCF, from the exons ATGCGTACATGCCCTGTCCGCTCTATGACACCG AACTTCGGCGAGAAGGGATTCGGTGGtggtggaggaggaggaggaggaggccTGGAGGGTCGAACGACCCTCGGCACCGTTTACGGGCCGACGAATTTGGGGTACACGGGGACTCGATTCGGCGTGGTGCGCGGCGCCGGCCAATCGGCCGTCGGCACGCGCGCACCGATCCGACGCAGTAAAGAGTTCGGCTACTTTCCCTCGATGGGCGATCACGAGCACCAGGGCTTCGGGTACCGGACTCATCTGTTTCTAACGCCACCGACAGGCGGTGCCCTCGGTTCGCCCCCCGAGGAACCCACCGAGAGGTTAGGTCCACCGCCTAGGAAGAATTCCGGACCTCATGTGATCAAATGGGGTGGTGGGGGAGGAGGCGGGGGCGGTGGATCGGGACAGGGATCCGGAGCCGGGGCACAGGCTAGAAGGAAACAGAATCAGACCGCGCAGCAAAAGGATTCCTCGGAACCCTCGACGCCAACCGCTTCTAGACAG GTTTCCTTTAGCGGTAATCGAGCTTCCGGCGCGTACACGCCCCTGGTGGTTTCCGGAAACAGTCCTCCGCGTGGCGAACCAATCTCCCTGGCCACCTTGGACCGCGACTGTTTCATCATTCCCCTCGCTTCTCTCGAACGTTTTTTACCAGCGGGAGTACCG ATTTATTCTGACTCGTTTCAGCACGCACCAATCGCAGACAAAAAAAGGCCAGGAAGCCCTTTGTCGGTTCTCGAAGTCGAGGACCCGAAGCAATGTGTTCTAGCTCATTTCATGACACCTCTGGAGCCACTGGATCCTGTGGTCGAATCTCCAGTTTCTCAGCCCTTGGTCCTGCAACGGGATACCGCGGCCGAATTGGTCGCTGAAATTGCACCCTCGGCTTCCCAGAGTATTCTGCTTACGAATATGGAAAAAAATG CGGATTTTCCATTCATCACGTACTACTTGATAAATAAGCAGAATACGGATCCCGTAGACTTCTACAACGAGGTCCAATGCGCTGCATTGAGAAAGTTCGATCCTCGAGATCTTCGATATGCAGCCAGTCACACGTTGGATCTGTTTAACGAGGTAGCTACCATAGCGAGACCACCACTGGAACCACCTGGTGTCAGACCGCCGATTCCGTCCACTGGCTACATTGTCTCGATTTTTAAGGTGTTCGAGGGCGACGACGGTCTCAAGTTTGAGCAGAACTGGCTCTACTGGACCG GTGCCCGTATGATGTATCGATATTTGCCGAAATCGGTGGGTCTAAGACGAATCACACTGCACAAGTCCATGTCGCAGGGTGACAAGATGTACCTCCTGATCTGCGAATGTTCACAACTGCAAGACAATCTCTCCGCGGCGGCGATATTATTGCCAGCGTTACGCGCCCGTTTATGCGGCTACACCGGCCTCTACAGACCCTCGGTGTGCTTCTGA
- the LOC139992048 gene encoding uncharacterized protein isoform X2, whose translation MNLMFRKNFGEKGFGGGGGGGGGGLEGRTTLGTVYGPTNLGYTGTRFGVVRGAGQSAVGTRAPIRRSKEFGYFPSMGDHEHQGFGYRTHLFLTPPTGGALGSPPEEPTERLGPPPRKNSGPHVIKWGGGGGGGGGGSGQGSGAGAQARRKQNQTAQQKDSSEPSTPTASRQVSFSGNRASGAYTPLVVSGNSPPRGEPISLATLDRDCFIIPLASLERFLPAGVPIYSDSFQHAPIADKKRPGSPLSVLEVEDPKQCVLAHFMTPLEPLDPVVESPVSQPLVLQRDTAAELVAEIAPSASQSILLTNMEKNADFPFITYYLINKQNTDPVDFYNEVQCAALRKFDPRDLRYAASHTLDLFNEVATIARPPLEPPGVRPPIPSTGYIVSIFKVFEGDDGLKFEQNWLYWTGARMMYRYLPKSVGLRRITLHKSMSQGDKMYLLICECSQLQDNLSAAAILLPALRARLCGYTGLYRPSVCF comes from the exons ATGAATCTTATGTTCCGCAAGAACTTCGGCGAGAAGGGATTCGGTGGtggtggaggaggaggaggaggaggccTGGAGGGTCGAACGACCCTCGGCACCGTTTACGGGCCGACGAATTTGGGGTACACGGGGACTCGATTCGGCGTGGTGCGCGGCGCCGGCCAATCGGCCGTCGGCACGCGCGCACCGATCCGACGCAGTAAAGAGTTCGGCTACTTTCCCTCGATGGGCGATCACGAGCACCAGGGCTTCGGGTACCGGACTCATCTGTTTCTAACGCCACCGACAGGCGGTGCCCTCGGTTCGCCCCCCGAGGAACCCACCGAGAGGTTAGGTCCACCGCCTAGGAAGAATTCCGGACCTCATGTGATCAAATGGGGTGGTGGGGGAGGAGGCGGGGGCGGTGGATCGGGACAGGGATCCGGAGCCGGGGCACAGGCTAGAAGGAAACAGAATCAGACCGCGCAGCAAAAGGATTCCTCGGAACCCTCGACGCCAACCGCTTCTAGACAG GTTTCCTTTAGCGGTAATCGAGCTTCCGGCGCGTACACGCCCCTGGTGGTTTCCGGAAACAGTCCTCCGCGTGGCGAACCAATCTCCCTGGCCACCTTGGACCGCGACTGTTTCATCATTCCCCTCGCTTCTCTCGAACGTTTTTTACCAGCGGGAGTACCG ATTTATTCTGACTCGTTTCAGCACGCACCAATCGCAGACAAAAAAAGGCCAGGAAGCCCTTTGTCGGTTCTCGAAGTCGAGGACCCGAAGCAATGTGTTCTAGCTCATTTCATGACACCTCTGGAGCCACTGGATCCTGTGGTCGAATCTCCAGTTTCTCAGCCCTTGGTCCTGCAACGGGATACCGCGGCCGAATTGGTCGCTGAAATTGCACCCTCGGCTTCCCAGAGTATTCTGCTTACGAATATGGAAAAAAATG CGGATTTTCCATTCATCACGTACTACTTGATAAATAAGCAGAATACGGATCCCGTAGACTTCTACAACGAGGTCCAATGCGCTGCATTGAGAAAGTTCGATCCTCGAGATCTTCGATATGCAGCCAGTCACACGTTGGATCTGTTTAACGAGGTAGCTACCATAGCGAGACCACCACTGGAACCACCTGGTGTCAGACCGCCGATTCCGTCCACTGGCTACATTGTCTCGATTTTTAAGGTGTTCGAGGGCGACGACGGTCTCAAGTTTGAGCAGAACTGGCTCTACTGGACCG GTGCCCGTATGATGTATCGATATTTGCCGAAATCGGTGGGTCTAAGACGAATCACACTGCACAAGTCCATGTCGCAGGGTGACAAGATGTACCTCCTGATCTGCGAATGTTCACAACTGCAAGACAATCTCTCCGCGGCGGCGATATTATTGCCAGCGTTACGCGCCCGTTTATGCGGCTACACCGGCCTCTACAGACCCTCGGTGTGCTTCTGA
- the LOC139992048 gene encoding uncharacterized protein isoform X5: protein MRTCPVRSMTPNFGEKGFGGGGGGGGGGLEGRTTLGTVYGPTNLGYTGTRFGVVRGAGQSAVGTRAPIRRSKEFGYFPSMGDHEHQGFGYRTHLFLTPPTGGALGSPPEEPTERLGPPPRKNSGPHVIKWGGGGGGGGGGSGQGSGAGAQARRKQNQTAQQKDSSEPSTPTASRQIYSDSFQHAPIADKKRPGSPLSVLEVEDPKQCVLAHFMTPLEPLDPVVESPVSQPLVLQRDTAAELVAEIAPSASQSILLTNMEKNADFPFITYYLINKQNTDPVDFYNEVQCAALRKFDPRDLRYAASHTLDLFNEVATIARPPLEPPGVRPPIPSTGYIVSIFKVFEGDDGLKFEQNWLYWTGARMMYRYLPKSVGLRRITLHKSMSQGDKMYLLICECSQLQDNLSAAAILLPALRARLCGYTGLYRPSVCF from the exons ATGCGTACATGCCCTGTCCGCTCTATGACACCG AACTTCGGCGAGAAGGGATTCGGTGGtggtggaggaggaggaggaggaggccTGGAGGGTCGAACGACCCTCGGCACCGTTTACGGGCCGACGAATTTGGGGTACACGGGGACTCGATTCGGCGTGGTGCGCGGCGCCGGCCAATCGGCCGTCGGCACGCGCGCACCGATCCGACGCAGTAAAGAGTTCGGCTACTTTCCCTCGATGGGCGATCACGAGCACCAGGGCTTCGGGTACCGGACTCATCTGTTTCTAACGCCACCGACAGGCGGTGCCCTCGGTTCGCCCCCCGAGGAACCCACCGAGAGGTTAGGTCCACCGCCTAGGAAGAATTCCGGACCTCATGTGATCAAATGGGGTGGTGGGGGAGGAGGCGGGGGCGGTGGATCGGGACAGGGATCCGGAGCCGGGGCACAGGCTAGAAGGAAACAGAATCAGACCGCGCAGCAAAAGGATTCCTCGGAACCCTCGACGCCAACCGCTTCTAGACAG ATTTATTCTGACTCGTTTCAGCACGCACCAATCGCAGACAAAAAAAGGCCAGGAAGCCCTTTGTCGGTTCTCGAAGTCGAGGACCCGAAGCAATGTGTTCTAGCTCATTTCATGACACCTCTGGAGCCACTGGATCCTGTGGTCGAATCTCCAGTTTCTCAGCCCTTGGTCCTGCAACGGGATACCGCGGCCGAATTGGTCGCTGAAATTGCACCCTCGGCTTCCCAGAGTATTCTGCTTACGAATATGGAAAAAAATG CGGATTTTCCATTCATCACGTACTACTTGATAAATAAGCAGAATACGGATCCCGTAGACTTCTACAACGAGGTCCAATGCGCTGCATTGAGAAAGTTCGATCCTCGAGATCTTCGATATGCAGCCAGTCACACGTTGGATCTGTTTAACGAGGTAGCTACCATAGCGAGACCACCACTGGAACCACCTGGTGTCAGACCGCCGATTCCGTCCACTGGCTACATTGTCTCGATTTTTAAGGTGTTCGAGGGCGACGACGGTCTCAAGTTTGAGCAGAACTGGCTCTACTGGACCG GTGCCCGTATGATGTATCGATATTTGCCGAAATCGGTGGGTCTAAGACGAATCACACTGCACAAGTCCATGTCGCAGGGTGACAAGATGTACCTCCTGATCTGCGAATGTTCACAACTGCAAGACAATCTCTCCGCGGCGGCGATATTATTGCCAGCGTTACGCGCCCGTTTATGCGGCTACACCGGCCTCTACAGACCCTCGGTGTGCTTCTGA